A region of the Pungitius pungitius chromosome 8, fPunPun2.1, whole genome shotgun sequence genome:
CCACATTTTGATTTGTTGTAAAGCGGAAGCCGAACACGAGGGAAGGCCTCTAAAATATTAAATGGACGCTCCGCCCTCAATTCCCCTCACAGTAAGTGTAAGTGCCTCAcagtgagagcccccccccctcccccctcccccaagttCTCACATACAGAACACGGCCGTGTTGTCGCGATTGTCCTCAGCCGTTCACGGGCAAAAACGAGTGTGAAGtatagaaaaaaacaagttcagTCCGAGTTCACGTCGTCTCACCTCGGCACAGCCGACTGCCTGAAGGCCTCGTTCTTATTCTGAGATCTAATGCCTCGTGAGCATCAGTTAACCTGAAGAGGGGTCAATTCCAACAACTCGAGTGTCAGAGTTTAGGGATAGAAGTCCACCTATAAGATTCTTTCTATTGGCTTTTGACTGATTATAAGGTAAATTAAGATGGAAACCTGGTTGCTAATGTAACAAAATGCCTCTTTAGCATGTAGGACGGTTCATATTAAAGGATTTTGTTGCTCCTGTTGTTAGAACTGCGGGGCTAAACTCCTTATATTGCATATTTGTTTCTGGCTCATTTACAAACATGCTGAATCATCTATTATCTATTTTTAAACCCTTTAAAAAGTGCCTCCTGCACGTCCCcaattctctccccccccccttctccatcAGCCCCCCGGTCCCTGGTCCTAACGGTCCGTTCCATCAGCGGAAGCATCCCTGATTCCCACCAGAGATTTATGGCCCTTTGTGATGTTGAGTGATATCGTGTTGATTTGAATAAAGGCGTGAAGGAAACACAGGAAATACCCCGAGGAGTcattatgtgagtgtgtgtggggggggcctTGTACCTCCTGTGCATACTAACATACGATCACTATACTACATGCTATACTGTGTTAATATTCTACGCTTGCATGTAAAGGATGGAGTTGTTTTTCACGTTGCACAGCGGTAACAAAGCCAACTGCACGACACAAAGAGGTAAAAGGCAGGAATGGTATTTCAAAGTGGATTTAATTGTGCTTAAATTGTTTGAGGTTTTGTGGCTAAATAACAAAAAGgtctttttgtacattttgtaataatAAGCACCTCGCTGTATGCGATAAAGCGCTAGGTCTGATTTGGTGGTTTATCAAGACGTGGCTGATGTCATCTCTCGTTTtgttctctttatttatttgccCGGGTTTTTTATTCAATTACAGAAGCTGATattaaataacatttcaaacatcTCCTCGGGTCTCTCGGCCATGTTTCACATTCCACACACTGCGCAGTTCTttaaaacacgcacacatgcacgtgcacgcacacgtgcacacgggCAGCTCGGCCTGGTGCACTGGCGTGTGAGGACATGCAGAGGCTTTGGGTGTCTGACTGAAGAGCGAATGTGTTGCTGCTCCGTGACTCTATTGTTTTGTTACTGGAGTCTTAACATCTGCGGCCTCCAGGTCGGGATCGAGCTGCCTCTGCTGCACGCGGCGCTTTAAACGAGGCGGAACACTTCATAAATACGTCTCCTCGCGGTGGAGATGATATCGCTgcgtgatgaagatgatgatggtgatggttgtGAGGGACGTGACTGTGTGGATGACGCCAGTAAAACAAAGTGTTGACGTGGAATTATTCTGACTTGATgctcaaactctctctctcatacaaagaaaacagcatCGTTACCTGTGACGGTATCAAAATGATATGCGGCTTAAAAGCACAATGAAGCCCTGGAGGGACATTAAACATAATTTGGTGGACGTTTTAAGAGGCAGATTCAACCTCAAAAGTTAAAACTTgccggaacacacacacacacacactctctccattCTCCATTGCCACAGAGTGTCGCTCAGTAACAACAAGTAGGCGTACGTTGACCTGGACAGTCCAGATACAGAGGTTTATTAACACACGGGTAAAGACAGGTAGGAGAGGCGGGGGGCAGATGCAGTGAATACAGTGAAaaatccttaaaaaaacaaaagacctgtCCGCCCTGATTGTCCCGTGTTCATCTCACACAAAGGCTATTTtcagtcaaaataaaaagagcattaaaaatcccccccccccccctccgtctccaACTAAACAAACAACCATTCTTCTTCTGCGGCATAAATAATTTCAGCTGATGCTTataatttatgtatttattcccTTTTGATTTCCCGACCCTCGTCGTGACTGATGATGACTGCAACCAAGTTccaaggcagaggaggaaggatcCAGGCAGGGAGTTCAAACCTCatcctttttaaaattgcttctattttttttttctcttaaaagatcctctttttcttctctagCTTGTCTACTCTTAAGCATTTCACATCCTGACAGAGCTACGCTACGCACATCGGTTCTGCTCTAATCAACCGACTACAAAGAACAAGCTCTAcaaaagacgttttttttttttttatcttctctcCGTACAACACAAGAAGGCATCTGCAGCAAATGTTTATTAAAGGTACAAGCCGTGCTTAAAGGGTCCATGCTTGGTCGCTGTGGCAGGAAAAACATCCCtaaagtccttttttaaaatttagtcTCAAACATTCCTCGAGGCAGCTCCTCACCGAGAACATGATCTTTCTGATTTTTTGcggttttttaatgttttcttatttttttcttttctttcctccactGTCCGATCTTCGTCCCTACCCTGCCACCCTGAGCCCCTCCCATCACAGTGCATCGGTGGATGGCTGTCTGTAGGGCCTAGTAGGGGGACACCTGGGCAAACAACAATATGTATTTCaatttgtatttaaaacactATTCAAGCTCTTCAACGTCATCAGGCTGCTGCAAAGAAAAGATTCATTTTGAAAGCCACTACGGATTACCCGTTTGTTTCTGGCGTGCAAGGCAGTAGGAGGTGTtccagtgagggggggggggcagtggaagGGGGGCAGTGGGAGGTGGTCCGGTGATGGGGGCAGTGGGAGGTAATCTGGCGATGGGGGCAGTGGGAGGTAATCTGGCGATGGGGGCAGTGGGAGTTGATCAAGAGGTCCGGTGATGGGGGCAGTGGGAGGTGGTCAAGAGGTCCGGTGATGGGGGCAGTGGGAGGTGGTCCGGTGATGGGGGCAGTGGGAGGTGGACCGGTGATGGGGGCAGTGGGAGGTGGTCTGGTGATGGGGGCAGTGGGAGGTGGACCGGTGATGGGGGCAGTGGGAGGTGGACCGGTGATGGGGGCAGTGGGAGGTGGTCAAGAGGTCCAGCAATGGGGGCAGTGGAAGGCGGTCTAGTTTTACGGGCATTGGGAGGTGGTCAAGAGGTCTGTAGATGGGGGCAGTGGGAGGTGGTGAAGAGGTCCGGTGATGGGGGCAGTGGGTTGGGGTCTACTTTTAGGGTCAGCGGGAGGTAGTCTGGTGATGGGGAAGTAGGATGGGCTGTGAGAAGTGATGTTACAGTCTGTCTCTTGTTTGCCACGTTGCTACGGCAACTTGACCGGAGTGTCTGAGAACATGGACATGACGGGCTCCGTCTGCTGCGACTGGCTGTGGAGCTTTGTGTGCTGCTCTGCCTCTAGAAGTAAACCCGGACCCAAATGTCCTCCCATCCCTGCCCTGAGTCGGCCATTCTGCTGCTCTTTGATTGGCTCCAGAAAGACCACGTGCTTGTTGGTACTGACCTTGCGACCCGGGCCCTCCGTCGTCGCCGGCGGGGTCGGGGTCAGGATGGAGGACTGGGCGCTCCCCGTTCCGGCCTCGTTGCCCTGGCTCGGGGCGGCCGGGGCCCGGGCCTTGCGGCACGAGGGGCAGCGGCACGGCGTCAGGTAGAGGTACATGAGGACCAGCACCAGGCTCACCACGCAGCCCAGCAGGGTGGTGAACCCGGTGTTGAAGGGCTCGTGAGGCTCGTCCTCGTGCGCCAGCACGGTCACGTTGACCTCCCGCGTCTCGTTGCGTTGTTGCCGCCTGTCCAGCGACATGCACCAGTAGACGCCGGAGTCCTCCGCGCGGGCCGCCACGATCTCCAGGCTGCCGTTGGCGTACATCTTCAGCGACCCGTTGTTCCCCGGCGGCGCCACGTACTCCTGATTTGGCGACACCCACAGAAAGGTCACGTGGCGTCCGGCCAAAGTGGTCacacaatgcagcagcagcggcgttCCCAGCTTCACCAGGACGCTGCTCTCCTGCTCCTTCAGCCCCTGACTCATCGCCGCCAGGTCACATTTGTCGAAGTAGCGGCCGTGCTGGAAGAAGCGTACGGTGCCCCTCTGTATCCCGAAGACCAGACAGGTGTGCTCCCGCCGGAAGTCGGTCACCGAAGCGAAACCTCTCTGGTCCCAGTGCCGAAACAGTCCGTACATGGAGCACTCGCACACCAGGGAGTTGTTGTGAAGGAAGAGCCCCCGCTGCATGGACACGGGTAAGTTTGTAATGTCCTCCAGGGGGAGTTTGGACAAGCGGTTGGAGGACAGGTCCAGCATTGACAGGTGAGGGTGGCTGTGCTCCTGGATGGAGAAGAAGGGGAAGTCGGTGAGGCGGTTGTGGCTGAGGTAGACCTTGCGCAGGCCGCCCAGCGCGGCCAGGGCCCGGCTCTCCACGTGGACGATGCGGTTGtcgaacagcagcagctcctccagcccgGGCGCGTCCTCGAAGTAGTGCCGCTCCAACACGCTGAGGCGATTGGACGACAGGTCCAGGTGTCGCAGCAGGGACCCCGACGCGTTTCGGAAGGCCCCCGGCATGACGGCGGTAAGCCGGTTGTGCGCCACCCGCAGCGTCTCCAGCCGGTCCAGCCCCTCGAAGCCGCCCCCCTCCAACCGCCCGATCAGGTTGTGGCTGAGGTCCAGGGTGACGGCAGAGACGGGCATGTCCGGCGGCACGCGGTCCAGACCCGCGGCGGTGCAGCTGAGGATGTCCGAGGCGCGGACGCACCCGTCCGCCTCGTCGGGGGCCGGGGACGGGGGGGCGCCGGCGGCCTGGGAGGAGCCCGGCCGCAGGAGCTGGACACAAACTAGCGAGACGGCGACGACGAGCCACCTCCAACGCGACGCCGGCTCCGACGTTGCCGCCGGCAACGCCGCACCCCACGGAAAGCCACCCCCCCCAGGAACGTAGGACATGACGCCGCCGGCAGGCCCGCGGGCATCGGCGGCCAGAGATCGGATTGCGAGGTCACCCGgcttatgactttttaaaatcccTCATACTGTCGGATTCATCTCTGTTTCATCGAGAAATTCACATTCCACAAAAACCTGACAAACTAACACGAGAGAGAGTGTGCGCTCGCTtctcattgtttattttgtgttttttaaattgttttaccTTGATCCAGTCTTAAAAACGCCGGTGAAAATGTTGGAGGCTCTGGCTCCGAGTCCCTTGTCTCCGCCTCGTAGGCTCCCTCCTGCGACCGTCTGTCACCTGCTGAGAGGGCTGACGACGCGGGAGAAAAGGTTGCGAGGCGGCTGCACGATAaacccccacccaaaaaaagaagaataaaaaaaaaacggctgaGTTTGAGAGGTCCGGGTGCTAAAGCCCTTCTGCTCCGTGACGTGAGTTCAGCAGGGTGGACGAGAACTCGGAGCGCATTCAAAGTTCATCCAGCTgtggtgaggaaaaaaaaaaggagttattGTTTGTCGTAGGTTTTTATTCCATTAGAAGAAAACATTCCTCTGTGTGGTGGCTGCACCTTTTCCACCTCcgacacagaagaagaaggtggatAGATCCAGAAGACTCGTCTCGGCTCTCTGAGTCCTTTCTTCACGGGTAACTCgctaagaggaaaaaaaacacaagagctcctggatgtttttgtttgtttttgtattctcCAAACAAAGATGCgcgctctctctttttgttttcctgtgtgtgtgtgtgtgtgtgttgtttttgtgaatcACGGAGCCCAGCTGTCCGCCGCCCACAGCACGCGCCCCGAGTAGTGAGATCAGGTTTTTACAAAAGGAGTCGGCATCCCGTCCACTTAaagctcgcacacacacacacacacacacaataacggCGCTCTGTTTGTCGTTCTCCTCCGGCTCGATCCGTGCTGAGacgtttcctcttcttcttcttctttcttcttctgtctcttcaGCAGTGGGTGGATGATAGATTATCTTTTTTTATGCGGAAGACGAATCTGTGAAACATGCAGCTGTGAGCTCTTCTGTCTCCTCCGaggctcagaagaagaagaaggagttaTTCctctgcagatgtgtgtgtgtgtgtgtatatatacacacacacatatgtgtatacatattcgtgtgtgtgtgtggtggaggtCCAGCTGTGAGCTGCTTCCCGTCTCCTCACCACTCACTGtgtctgagagtgtgtgtgtgtgtgtgtgtctgcctcctCTGGTGCTTTCCCGGCTCCTCCTACTCTCCTCTATTAAAgccttttctccctttctcctctttctctttttacagatctttattttttttgtctatttctGTTCTCACACTGCTGTTTTCATCGCTCCTGCTCCCCCTCTTTCtaaccccccctctcctttccaCCCGAGGCTAATGCTGCTATAGTGTGAGGGGGATTCTGGAGGAAACCTGAGAAATCACAGCAAACAGACTGATGAGGATGTGGAGACGCCGTATACGTCTCTGGttgacacctgtcaatcagcgtgtagacccgccctaaagcctcccctgctttatggtctggtTGACTCTATATgaaccataatttactaaatgaacatcatgctgtattgaatgAAGAAGTCTTAAATAGAGAAAGTAATCTCATTTTTACTGATGgaacaaatcaagagagaagtattcattttcttattgacttctatgggaccagaggagtcgccccctggtggacttTACAGACAATGCAGCTTTGAGTcataaagggtgtgtgtgttgagagctgtcttttttgtctcatttttccCCCCTTCATTCGCCTTCTGAGGTGATGACGAGCCGCGTCAATCCCGACTTTTTGCCCTTTTGTCGGCTTATAATTAAAAGAGGAGGGAGCACAATGGACTCCTGAAACAACACAGCCGGTGACATTTTGCAGCTTGTTTTCGCAGTGACTCACTTTGCTTATCAATGGATTCTATCAtaagaccccctccccccaccccctctcgggaggaagaggaagcggcGTGCGGAGACACGGGACGAAGTGTCCCTCCCCGTGACGTGTCTCTAAAAGGTCACGGTGTGTTTTTCAGTGGGAAGGTCACCGTTGTTTCCCTGCGGCGTTTTCCCTTCCGTGATGGACAGCGGCGACCTATCGGCGGCAAACACCTGCCGCATCCGTGTTTGAGTCCCTCGGGCGATTATGTTAACAGCAGAGATCTCAATTCGGGATTTACGTATGGAAACTTTTCGGACCCATTTAGACGATTTGATACCGTTGGACTCTGGTGTTTAATTAGTTGCTGCTTTTAAATCTCTACTTTCATTTACTGTCATTTCTTTGTACATCTGCACAGTTTATAGAAAACCGTTAATTACTGTTCATCCTTAAGGTTTGTGTAGCAGAAGTGTGTAAGTAATAGTGTGGAGGTCTCAGGTTACGCAACCCACCAAGACATCAGTGCACCTCCTCTCGGTCACCTGAGGAGTCCGAAAAGGGAGCGAGAGGAGGCGAAGAGGAGAGatggggaggagagggtgggggagaGAGACCCTGATGATGGTGGTATCTCATCACACCTTCCTGTGGGAGTGACAAGAGTCTAATTCTGTGTCCTAATGGCCACCAAAGTTCAATGATTAGtgctttgttgcttttgttactTACCAAACTGTAAAATGGCTTCTCCTTTAGGATATCCCGGGCGTCCTGCGTGCTGCTCTCCGACCCTTGCTTCCAGCTCCACTCCATCCAGCACCTGTTGGGAGAAGGTGGGGGCGACTCCTCGGCGCTctccgtcacctcctcctccgcctcctgcgCCCGTCCGGTGGTGGGGTCCTTTGGGTCCGGCGTGGCCCCCGTGATCCCTTCGGCCGCCGCTGTGGAACGGAAGCACTTCTCCCTGCACGCATGTGAGTGTGGTTCATTCTGCTCTAAGTAGTGCATAGTAAATACACAGTAAATTAAAGACATTCAGGAGAAGTGAGATCTCTGTAGGCTGCTGCACATCTCTGCTGTAGGATGGAAGCTTCggggaggatgatgaggaggaggtgaaggaaggACCAGACGTCTTTCTCAAATGTGAATTGAATTCTGTAGATTTAAAATCAGCCTGTAGGAGtctaaagaacaaaaaaaaggcagaggatTTCCTCGATTTGAGCAGTCGCCACGGGGACGGCAACCCCAGTCACCACGACATCCTCCCCGGTAGCCAAGGGAACACAAGGCCGTTTCCATGGCCACCatgggaggggtgtgtgtgtgtgtgtgtgtgtgggtgtacctTTTACTACTAATTTTGATGCTtgagatatttttttttgcacttctaGACAGAGGAAATATTTAGCTTGTTGTCTTCTTTAAACCTCACATCAAGGAATTAGAATCTtcatatttaaagaaatgtgCATTAAGCCATGTGAAACTACCGAAATGTATATAACAGAAAAGCTAACCTCTACTAAGTTCTTCTGCCATGTTGGTTCATTGGTAGCAGAAGTCTACTATATATTAATAgaacattattttattaaccTTTGTTCGCTGGTAATACTACAAATGATATTTAGGGTTATTGTTAGGAAGTATCTTGTCAAAATAATAAACCCGAGTATTATTGTTACTCTTTCTACTATCTAATTTACTTTTCAAAATTCAATGTTTAACATGCTTGAACAATACAATATAAGAatataaatctaaaaaaaaaacaaagggatTTTAGCAACAATAAAATTGCGAATGCAAAACTTGAGCTGGTTGTCAGCCAtgttttatctttgttattttctcACGGCAACGATCAGTTATCTCCGTGTTTTCAGAACTACGTCCTCACATCTCGGCCTCTCGTCTCTCAGCTTCAgagttattttgttattttggtcTCGGCAGACATTTCTGTGGGAACTATTTTTGGTGTCTGGTGCTCTGCTGTTTTCACTTTACTTTGTTTGGTCTATTTTAGTGCAGACTTTTCATTTAAACTCTTCTGCAGTTACTTTTAGACCGACAGCCTGTTCGTAAATGTGAAATCTCCTCTGCTTCGAAGCAGGGAACAAAAACAACGGATTATTCTctgttataataaaataaaaatgaaagaaatgaaaaagctaATATTTACAGATGCGAAAGCAGTCTGAGCTCTTCCTGTTGGACGAGGAGGGAAAGCTATATGAGTAATGGTAGTAACCACCTCTAATATCAATGTCTGCCCACATCTACCGGCatcaaaacaggaagtcagtgggATAGTCTCGCTCGATTTGATTGGCTGTCGCTCATTTGGGTTGAGGAACTAATCATCGTAGTAAAAACAATGGTTTTAAGGGCCAAAGTCTCTTtcttctacatttttatttatttatttctattcaataccctttttccattttttccccattgtcCATTCTGCTGCCTGACGGAATGTCAGTCCTTTGATCTTCATCACTTTCCTTTCTTTCAAAGCCGAAACTTCACCGTCGAGGACGCTGTCactttctcatagacttctataggaccagaaaacggccccctgctggtcagtggaGAGAATGCGGCCTCACATCGCGACGTATCGCCTCCCCTCTGCACTACCAATGCCCCCCTCTTAGTCTTTAGACCGTCTACAAGCCTCCCCTCCGACTCCGGGCACCATAATCCTCCGAATATCGCGTGCAGTGATTGTAATCTCTCGCTGCAGATCCACGTGGCAACCGCCCAACAAAGCAATCTCACAGGCCGGGCCGAGGTGCTCCCACAGTGAAAGATGATACGTCTGATGAGCCGTTTACAGGGGGGAGCAAATGGAGGGACAAATGGAAAAccatcaagagagagagagagggtgaacgtggaggggaggaggaggaggaggaggaggagggcagggaggagggccagaacaaaagaacaaaagctCCGTTGGGTTGACGGCTTGTTTCAGTCCATCGTGAATCATGACTGACGAAGAAGCAGTGAAAAGAAGCAGAATTGCTGTTCGAGGACCGTTGATGACGCCGCCGCTTTGTCAATTGACAATGGCgtatttatttatagttaatggGGTTATAGTGAAAAGGAGTGAAAAGACGCTGTTACTATTGACGGCCTTTTGTGCCGAGTGGCCTAAAGGCTGGTTCTGCATCTtctctagtgaccaccagggggcgactcctctggtcccgtagaagtctatgagaaaatgactacttctttgttttattccgtcagtaaacattgtaatctcttcttcaatacagcatgatgttcatttagtaaattatggtccatttagggtcaaacagaccataaagcaggggacgctttagggcggggctacacactgtaGACGTGTGTGCAGTTTCTACATCCTTCTCAGTCAAAATATGccataataacataatataagTTACTCATAATATAAAACGCCAAATGCGAAAACGCAGAAACCGAGGCTTCCCAACATACCAGTGCTGATGGAACGTCATCATGTCTGCGGGCATTCTGGTCAAAAGGAGGGGGGAATGAAATGGAACCGCGAGGAACTCAAAAGAGGGAAAGCGAATGAGTCGAAACTTTGCTTCTCTGTAGACTAAGACTCCCATCGGAAACATTAAAGACA
Encoded here:
- the amigo3 gene encoding amphoterin-induced protein 3, whose protein sequence is MSYVPGGGGFPWGAALPAATSEPASRWRWLVVAVSLVCVQLLRPGSSQAAGAPPSPAPDEADGCVRASDILSCTAAGLDRVPPDMPVSAVTLDLSHNLIGRLEGGGFEGLDRLETLRVAHNRLTAVMPGAFRNASGSLLRHLDLSSNRLSVLERHYFEDAPGLEELLLFDNRIVHVESRALAALGGLRKVYLSHNRLTDFPFFSIQEHSHPHLSMLDLSSNRLSKLPLEDITNLPVSMQRGLFLHNNSLVCECSMYGLFRHWDQRGFASVTDFRREHTCLVFGIQRGTVRFFQHGRYFDKCDLAAMSQGLKEQESSVLVKLGTPLLLHCVTTLAGRHVTFLWVSPNQEYVAPPGNNGSLKMYANGSLEIVAARAEDSGVYWCMSLDRRQQRNETREVNVTVLAHEDEPHEPFNTGFTTLLGCVVSLVLVLMYLYLTPCRCPSCRKARAPAAPSQGNEAGTGSAQSSILTPTPPATTEGPGRKVSTNKHVVFLEPIKEQQNGRLRAGMGGHLGPGLLLEAEQHTKLHSQSQQTEPVMSMFSDTPVKLP